GTTGCGCGATCGGAATGGCGTGGCCGCCGTGATCCGCACGATCGCCAGCACGACCGTCACCGTGGAGCAGATGGGCATCACCCCTGAAGTGCAGCAGCTGTGCGCGCTGACCAAGGGACTCGTACTCGTCACCGGCCCGACCGGTTCGGGCAAGTCGACGACGCTGTGCGCGCTGGTCGATCTGATCAATCGGTCGCGTCACGATCACATCATCACGATCGAAGATCCGATCGAGTTCGTGCACCAGAGCAAGAAGTGTCTGATCACGCAGCGACAGGTCGGCGTGCACACGCAGTCGTTCAAGAGCGCCTTGCGCGCTGCGCTGCGCGAAGACCCGGACATCATTCTGGTCGGTGAGCTGCGCGATCTGGAGACGATTGCCATTGCGCTGGAAACCGCCGAAACGGGTCATCTCGTGTTCGGTACGCTGCACACCTCCACGGCGGCGAGTACGATCAATCGCATCGTCGATCAGTTTCCGGCCGACCGACAGGATCAGATCCGCGTGATGCTGGCCGAATCGCTCAAAGGCGTGGTATCGCAGACGCTGTGCAAGAAGATCGGCGGCGGACGCGTGGCCGCGCGCGAGATTCTGCTCGTGAACAAAGCCGTGAGCTCGATGATCCGTGAAGGCAAGACCGTGCAGATCAACAACATTATTCAGACCCAGAAGAAGCTCGGGATGGAGACGTTGAACGACGCGCTGATGAACCTCGTCAAGAGCAAAACGGTCGAGGCCGAGGAGGCGTACGTGAAGTCGGCCGAAAAGAAGGACATGGCCTCAAAGCTGCGCGCGCTAGGCTACAACCTCGACGGCCTGGCCTCCGAGGAGTAGGAACGGGCGTCACGGCTGTCAGGCGATTCACCACAGCGAGACACGGGAATAGCCGACAGCCGTCCGGAGGGGGCTCGATCATCCTTCATGCCTATGACTACACAGGCATCCCTTCCGGTGATCATTCAAGGCGGCATGGGCGTCGGCGTATCGCGCTGGTTGCTTGCGCGCGAAGTCTCTCGCCTTGGACAGCTGGGCGTCGTGTCCGGCACCGCGCTCGACTCGCTGCTGGTGCGACGACTGCAGGACGGCGATACGGACGGCGAGATGCGCCGCGCGATCGACGCCTTTCCGATTCCCGAGGTTGGCGCGTCGGTATTGCGACGCTACTTCCTGCCCAACGGACGCGAGGGGCAGCCGTACACGCTGCTCCCGCTGTACAAGCAGCACGTGAGCGTGGCCCGTCAACAGCTCACGATGCTCGCCAACTTCGTGGAAGTGTTTCTCGCCAAGAGCGGGCACGATGGCGTGGTGGGTATCAACCTGCTCACGAAGCTGCAGCTGCCGAATCTCGCGTCCCTGTACGGTGCGATCCTGGCCGGTGTCGACTATGTGCTGATGGGTGCCGGTATCCCGCGTGAGATCCCACTCGCGCTCGATTTGCTGGCTGCGAACGCACCCGCCTCGCTTCGTTTCGACGTGGAGGGTATCGCCGCCGCCGATGCGCCGTTGCTCACGTTCGATCCGGTCGCCCACGGCGCCGACGCGACGTGGAGGCTCACGCGTCCCCGCTTCCTCGCCATTGTGGCCGCGAGTTCGCTGGCCGCCACCCTCGCCAGAAAGGCCTCGGGGCGCGTGGACGGCTTCGTGGTGGAAGGACCGACCGCTGGCGGCCACAACGCGCCCGCGCGCGGTGGCGGGGCGCTGTCGGCCACCGGCGAGCCGATTTACGGTGAGCGAGACGCCGTCGATCTGGCCAAGATGCGTGAACTCGGCCTTCCGTTCTGGCTCGCCGGCGGCACCGGTTCGCCGCAACAGCTGCAGCACGCGCTGACCGAGGGCGCCGCCGGCATTCAGGTCGGCACGCTGTTCGCCTACTGCGACGAGTCGGGCTTTGAAACCGAACTCAAGGCGACGGTCCTCGAACATGCGCGCATGGGCGATCTCGCCATTCGCACGGACCCGCGCACCTCGCCCACCGGCTTCCCGTTCAAGGTCGTGTCGTGGCCCGGACATCCGGCGACGCTCGAACGCGAGCGTCGCTGTGACCTGGGTTACCTGCGCAACGCGTATCAGCGCGACGACGGGCGCATTGGCTATCGCTGCCCGGCCGAGCCGGAACAGGACTACGTGAACAAGGGTGGACTGCTGGCCGATACCATCGGACGGCAGTGCGTGTGCAACGGTCTGATTTCCGCCGTCGGGATGCCGCAGGCACTCCACACCAACGAATCCACCAACGAACCCACCAAGGACGAGGAACCGGCGTTGATCACCAGCGGCGACGAGTTGCTGCACATCGGCGCCTTCCTTGGGAGCCGCGCGTCATACACGGCGCGCGACGTGGTGGAATACCTCCAGTCGGGCGGCTACGCGTCGTCCTGAGAGGCGGTCGCATCGGTGCCGCCCGTCAGCAACACGCGGGTATCGCACACAATGCGATCCGGCAACTCGTCGAGCGGGAAGTCGTTGCGGTCGGTGCCGAACGGCGTAACCAGCGCATCCCGCAGCACGAAATACTTCACGTACGCGCGGTACGAGAACGGAATCGGCGTGTTGCGAATGCGTTCACAGGCGCCGGTGATATCGGCGAAGGCGAGCAGCACGCGGCGGTGCCGACGCCGGCAGCTGCGCGGCGAGTCGGTGCGCGTCGAGTTGGTGCGCGAGACCGCAAAACTCGACGAGGACGACGATCCAGGTCTTGGCTACACACGTGATCATGCGCGAGGCATGGTGGTCACGCCGGTGTTACTTCGCGGCAGCGGCGCACTCCATCTCTACCCGCGCGCCGAACAGCAGCGTGGCCTGCACCGCGGTACGCGCCGGATAGTTGCCGTTGCTGAAGTAGCTGCGATACACCTCGTTCATGGCGGGCCACTCTTTGAGGTCGGCCAGAAACACGGTGCATTTC
This genomic window from Gemmatimonas sp. contains:
- a CDS encoding type IV pilus twitching motility protein PilT, which translates into the protein MPQLDRVLARLESGAASQIILEADAPIRCITPSGPQAISQQVLSSKQVLALVSEMADADHKASVATGRGIRFLYTWSAQQWVVEQDGHSVQTRLTVRKHVEEAAVEPVASAITSALENAPELRRYRASDAPFEDPADGSRDRESFETLLLEQVRRGAADLHLRVGEPPILRLGGDLIRIEDQPILDDASVARMVRSIMPAKNKAEFDEHWDTDFAHEITGVSRFRVNVLRDRNGVAAVIRTIASTTVTVEQMGITPEVQQLCALTKGLVLVTGPTGSGKSTTLCALVDLINRSRHDHIITIEDPIEFVHQSKKCLITQRQVGVHTQSFKSALRAALREDPDIILVGELRDLETIAIALETAETGHLVFGTLHTSTAASTINRIVDQFPADRQDQIRVMLAESLKGVVSQTLCKKIGGGRVAAREILLVNKAVSSMIREGKTVQINNIIQTQKKLGMETLNDALMNLVKSKTVEAEEAYVKSAEKKDMASKLRALGYNLDGLASEE
- a CDS encoding nitronate monooxygenase; amino-acid sequence: MTTQASLPVIIQGGMGVGVSRWLLAREVSRLGQLGVVSGTALDSLLVRRLQDGDTDGEMRRAIDAFPIPEVGASVLRRYFLPNGREGQPYTLLPLYKQHVSVARQQLTMLANFVEVFLAKSGHDGVVGINLLTKLQLPNLASLYGAILAGVDYVLMGAGIPREIPLALDLLAANAPASLRFDVEGIAAADAPLLTFDPVAHGADATWRLTRPRFLAIVAASSLAATLARKASGRVDGFVVEGPTAGGHNAPARGGGALSATGEPIYGERDAVDLAKMRELGLPFWLAGGTGSPQQLQHALTEGAAGIQVGTLFAYCDESGFETELKATVLEHARMGDLAIRTDPRTSPTGFPFKVVSWPGHPATLERERRCDLGYLRNAYQRDDGRIGYRCPAEPEQDYVNKGGLLADTIGRQCVCNGLISAVGMPQALHTNESTNEPTKDEEPALITSGDELLHIGAFLGSRASYTARDVVEYLQSGGYASS